Proteins encoded by one window of Anderseniella sp. Alg231-50:
- a CDS encoding dienelactone hydrolase family protein — protein sequence MIPATGALSRRLIVSAVVLAGLFVAQPVRAEPDIQDGANRFASGILNLLFPKSPPAETYSGNTTGLHNSTKTFARPEDMIPSDWTDPAEMRRAWNAAIVHLPHMHNKYKKSFETSAPELLKGEFGFTQKLPVVIYMHGCSGFWSGTHMRTKFLAENGFVVVAPASLARKKYPRSCQVDGYTAGMYRQTLKMRQADAGYAIEQVRKLPFVDADRIVLMGLSQGGITAATFQPQNKRQKVRARIIEGWTCHDDWPEYNGLRAPTSEPVLALVGSKDPWFQSVSRGDCQPFLHPDNGSSSVVYKDEPLASRHELLEFTSPKKAVVQFLRRHVDARAGVDESGDRSMVTRHPLWLRLKPD from the coding sequence ATGATCCCTGCAACAGGAGCGCTGTCCAGACGCCTGATCGTTTCGGCGGTCGTCCTTGCGGGTTTGTTCGTTGCGCAACCGGTGCGGGCTGAACCGGACATTCAAGACGGTGCCAATAGGTTCGCGAGCGGTATTCTCAATCTGCTGTTTCCCAAGTCACCGCCGGCTGAAACTTATTCCGGCAACACAACAGGTCTCCACAACAGTACGAAAACTTTTGCCAGGCCAGAGGACATGATCCCGTCGGACTGGACCGATCCCGCCGAAATGCGCAGGGCCTGGAACGCCGCAATCGTGCATCTGCCGCACATGCACAACAAGTACAAGAAGTCCTTTGAAACCTCGGCGCCGGAGTTGCTGAAAGGTGAGTTCGGGTTTACGCAAAAACTGCCGGTCGTGATCTATATGCACGGTTGCTCGGGGTTCTGGTCGGGCACGCACATGCGAACGAAGTTTCTGGCGGAAAACGGTTTCGTGGTCGTGGCACCTGCCAGCCTGGCCCGCAAAAAGTATCCGCGATCTTGCCAGGTGGACGGCTACACTGCTGGCATGTATCGGCAAACGCTCAAAATGCGCCAGGCGGATGCCGGATATGCCATTGAGCAGGTCAGGAAACTGCCGTTTGTGGATGCGGACAGGATTGTGTTGATGGGTCTTAGCCAAGGCGGCATCACGGCTGCCACGTTCCAGCCCCAGAACAAGCGGCAAAAAGTACGAGCCCGCATTATTGAAGGCTGGACCTGCCATGACGACTGGCCTGAATACAATGGACTGCGCGCACCCACTTCAGAGCCGGTCCTGGCTCTGGTGGGTTCCAAGGACCCCTGGTTTCAGAGCGTTTCCAGGGGAGACTGCCAGCCGTTCCTGCATCCGGACAATGGCAGCTCATCTGTTGTTTACAAAGATGAACCACTGGCAAGCAGGCACGAGCTACTGGAGTTCACCAGTCCGAAAAAGGCGGTCGTACAATTCCTGCGGCGCCATGTTGATGCCAGAGCCGGCGTGGATGAATCCGGCGACCGGTCAATGGTGACCAGGCACCCGCTTTGGTTGAGGCTCAAGCCCGACTGA
- a CDS encoding VOC family protein codes for MNGSDRQIGSAFDSVRAIDYTVIFVRDMEAMRYFYEDIMRFPMSRQLSSNWFEYSVGGNTLVLSRPGLTAADVPTPYGSASLHLAFKVSAREVDQCAEELMHKGIDLVSPPTNRDFGHRTLFFRDPDGNLLEVFAELWTQRPEA; via the coding sequence ATGAATGGGTCGGACCGGCAGATCGGTTCGGCCTTCGACTCTGTTCGGGCAATTGACTACACGGTCATTTTTGTCCGCGATATGGAAGCGATGCGCTACTTCTACGAAGACATTATGAGATTTCCAATGTCGCGCCAGCTTTCGTCGAACTGGTTTGAATACAGTGTCGGCGGTAATACGCTGGTGCTGTCCCGACCGGGGCTTACCGCAGCGGACGTGCCAACCCCTTATGGCAGCGCCTCGCTGCATCTGGCGTTCAAGGTTTCAGCGCGTGAAGTGGACCAGTGTGCAGAAGAACTCATGCACAAGGGTATCGATCTGGTGTCGCCACCCACAAACCGGGACTTTGGCCATCGCACACTGTTCTTCCGCGATCCCGACGGCAACTTGCTGGAGGTGTTTGCTGAACTCTGGACTCAGAGACCGGAAGCCTAA
- a CDS encoding tail fiber domain-containing protein has translation MRKTILASSVALFALSAPAAAADLETERQLGLIVSGVVDQWTGVQIIDAGQDDDTVFTNGGEGRLSLPLGDNLSIQSDVKYEYNSNALESPGDNDVIGPRYSFQGAAHVSWRDPSSFLLGAFGGAGVTSFGRRKYDVRFIGGEAQVYLDDITLYAQGGYVDYANTQTTGLVALSSPTPDDGLFARGVLRWFLTPDSRIQIEGTYVNLDLVSAAFGSAGEAEIFSAGARYDFTVGGLPVIGDTPFYVAYRGTFRDNCAFGDDLDDHTFMVGTSYSFSGDMLTVDRQGATLDTPNFDHGCVGELPQQPSDRRLKTDIVALGETEDGIKLYSWKYKSDLVTTWVGVMAQDLEVTHPQALVTGADGFYRVNYSGLGVQMMTLEQWNARHL, from the coding sequence GTGAGAAAAACTATCCTGGCATCGTCTGTCGCGCTTTTCGCTTTGTCGGCGCCTGCCGCAGCAGCGGACCTTGAGACGGAACGCCAACTGGGCCTGATCGTGTCAGGTGTCGTTGATCAGTGGACCGGCGTGCAGATCATTGACGCTGGACAGGATGATGACACCGTATTCACCAATGGCGGCGAAGGTCGTCTGAGCCTACCGCTGGGCGACAATCTTTCGATCCAGTCCGACGTGAAGTATGAATACAATTCCAACGCGCTTGAAAGCCCAGGTGACAATGATGTCATCGGTCCACGGTACTCCTTCCAAGGCGCGGCACATGTCAGCTGGCGTGATCCTTCCTCCTTCCTGCTCGGCGCATTCGGCGGCGCCGGCGTCACCAGTTTTGGCAGACGTAAATATGATGTGAGGTTCATCGGCGGTGAGGCGCAGGTCTATCTCGACGACATCACCCTGTATGCCCAGGGCGGGTATGTTGACTACGCGAATACGCAGACCACAGGCTTGGTGGCTCTCAGTTCCCCGACCCCTGACGATGGCCTGTTCGCCCGCGGCGTGCTGCGCTGGTTCCTGACACCGGACAGTCGCATTCAGATCGAGGGCACCTATGTGAACCTTGATCTCGTGAGCGCTGCCTTCGGCAGTGCCGGAGAAGCCGAGATATTTTCAGCAGGCGCGCGCTACGACTTTACGGTAGGCGGCCTGCCGGTCATTGGTGACACACCATTTTATGTGGCCTATCGCGGCACGTTCCGCGACAATTGCGCCTTCGGCGATGATCTGGACGATCATACATTCATGGTCGGCACCAGTTATTCGTTCTCCGGCGACATGCTCACCGTGGACCGCCAGGGTGCCACCCTTGATACGCCAAACTTCGACCACGGTTGTGTTGGGGAACTCCCGCAGCAGCCCTCCGACCGCCGCCTCAAAACGGATATCGTGGCGCTGGGCGAAACCGAAGACGGCATCAAACTCTACAGCTGGAAGTACAAGTCCGACCTGGTCACAACCTGGGTTGGCGTGATGGCGCAGGACCTGGAAGTAACCCACCCACAAGCGCTGGTCACCGGAGCAGACGGCTTCTACCGGGTGAACTATTCCGGCCTCGGGGTTCAGATGATGACACTGGAACAGTGGAACGCCAGACACCTCTGA
- a CDS encoding 6,7-dimethyl-8-ribityllumazine synthase produces MTHTTYAFIKANWHADIVDRALEGFCSVIPAGQVDVFDVPGAFEMPLLAYELAVTEKYAAIAAAAFVVDGGIYRHDFVADAVVNGLMRVSLDTRVPVLSVSLTPHQYQETDHHNEIFQKHFVEKGREAAQAALAIGRTKAALAA; encoded by the coding sequence GTGACGCATACCACTTACGCATTCATCAAAGCCAACTGGCATGCCGATATCGTTGACCGGGCGCTGGAAGGGTTTTGTTCCGTCATTCCTGCCGGCCAGGTAGACGTCTTCGACGTGCCGGGCGCTTTCGAGATGCCGTTGCTGGCATACGAACTTGCCGTGACGGAGAAGTATGCAGCCATAGCTGCGGCGGCCTTCGTCGTTGACGGTGGTATATACCGGCATGACTTTGTCGCCGATGCCGTCGTGAACGGCCTCATGCGGGTCAGCCTGGACACCAGGGTTCCCGTGCTGTCGGTCTCGCTGACCCCGCACCAGTATCAGGAAACCGATCATCACAATGAGATTTTCCAGAAGCATTTCGTCGAGAAGGGCCGCGAGGCTGCGCAGGCCGCACTGGCAATAGGCAGGACCAAGGCGGCATTGGCAGCCTGA
- a CDS encoding AAC(3)-I family aminoglycoside N-acetyltransferase yields the protein MTQLIPFTIRRLASGDSDMVRDLLVVFGHAFEDEPTYAHAQPDRQYLEKLLGNETVIVLAAMQGAEVVGGLVAYELEKLEQQRSEIYIYDLAVAKPHRRRGIATGLIEQVRIIAAERGAHVMFIQADLEDDPAIQLYTKLGLREDVLHFDIAVT from the coding sequence ATGACACAGCTGATACCGTTCACCATTCGCAGGCTTGCATCAGGTGACAGCGACATGGTGCGAGACCTGCTAGTTGTATTCGGGCATGCATTCGAGGACGAGCCGACCTACGCTCATGCGCAACCCGACCGGCAGTACCTCGAGAAGCTGCTCGGCAATGAGACGGTTATCGTGCTGGCTGCAATGCAAGGCGCAGAAGTCGTCGGCGGGCTGGTGGCCTACGAACTTGAGAAACTCGAACAGCAACGCAGCGAGATCTACATTTACGATCTGGCGGTCGCCAAGCCACATCGCAGAAGAGGCATCGCGACGGGCCTTATTGAACAGGTCAGGATCATTGCAGCTGAGCGCGGCGCTCATGTCATGTTTATCCAGGCTGACCTGGAGGACGACCCCGCCATCCAGCTCTACACGAAGCTCGGTCTCCGCGAGGACGTTCTGCATTTTGACATTGCGGTGACATGA
- a CDS encoding LysR substrate-binding domain-containing protein: MRLDIASLEVFQAVVRHGGVSKAAAQLNRVQSSVSTRIRQLEDQLGEPLFLRDNRRMTLTDAGRNLLPYAERMLTLAREAADAVKTKALSGTLRIGTMESTAAARLPKLLSRFHAMHPDVSIRLTTATAGALHNSLSNEEIDIAFIAEPVSNKGFQTLPVFTEELCLVAAKSFTSIEDTAALNGQTIVAFEEGCAYRRYLNDWLLGEQIAPGTTLAVGSYLAMLSCVSAGTGFAVIPKSVLSIVDVHETLQYRMLPGRYARIKTLMAWRKNYTSPKLNTLQELLAVKV, encoded by the coding sequence TTGAGACTGGACATCGCATCGCTGGAAGTGTTTCAGGCCGTTGTCCGCCACGGCGGGGTCTCGAAGGCGGCTGCGCAATTGAACAGGGTGCAATCGAGTGTCAGTACCCGCATCCGGCAGTTGGAAGATCAGTTGGGCGAACCCTTGTTCCTGCGCGACAACAGGCGCATGACACTGACCGATGCCGGCCGCAACCTGCTGCCTTATGCCGAGCGCATGCTGACCCTGGCGCGTGAAGCCGCCGATGCGGTTAAGACGAAAGCGCTCAGCGGAACCCTCCGCATAGGCACCATGGAAAGCACTGCTGCAGCGCGCCTGCCCAAACTGCTTTCGCGTTTTCATGCCATGCATCCGGATGTCTCGATCCGCCTGACGACGGCCACCGCCGGTGCTCTCCACAACAGTCTGAGCAACGAAGAAATAGATATTGCCTTCATTGCAGAACCGGTCAGCAACAAGGGCTTTCAGACGTTGCCGGTCTTTACGGAAGAGCTTTGCCTGGTCGCGGCGAAATCATTCACCTCGATAGAAGACACCGCCGCCTTGAACGGACAGACGATTGTCGCGTTTGAAGAAGGTTGCGCTTATCGCCGTTACCTCAATGACTGGCTGCTCGGCGAACAGATAGCACCTGGAACGACGCTGGCGGTCGGGTCCTACCTTGCCATGCTGTCATGCGTGTCCGCCGGTACCGGGTTCGCCGTGATCCCGAAATCCGTGCTGTCCATCGTCGATGTGCACGAGACGCTTCAGTATCGCATGCTGCCCGGTCGGTATGCGCGGATCAAGACGCTGATGGCCTGGCGAAAAAACTACACCTCACCCAAGCTGAACACCCTGCAGGAGTTGCTGGCTGTCAAGGTGTGA
- a CDS encoding YbfB/YjiJ family MFS transporter: MPARQSPVLIAFSGFLCLVLAMGIGRFAYTPVLPVMLGDGLLDVGTAGIIASVHFIGYAMGAFAGAYGIATPRKILMASLVIIVVSTVAMGVTDSHYAWLGARWLAGFCSALILIIVSTYHIRSLTGPEHSNLQGWVFAGVGAGILLVGVAVLAMMILRVPSYMMWLWFGGLALAGSIYLCVQRIDFDRPSADAAAGEEIRKTPLSWAIILPYAAMGFGYIVPATYLPVMAQEILPSPLIFGLGWPVFGAAAAVSTVLIGQLQSRYSNRQIWLAAQVVMALGLLAPAVSQSIAAIIIAALCVGGTFMVITMAGMKEAHRIAGPGDAQRHVAVMTFAFATGQIAGPIAAGWAFEKLGGFSYPLILAGILLIISLVPMLKGLSRRQP, from the coding sequence ATGCCAGCCAGACAATCACCAGTACTGATCGCGTTTTCCGGGTTTCTTTGCCTTGTGCTTGCCATGGGGATCGGCCGTTTCGCCTACACGCCGGTGCTGCCGGTGATGCTGGGTGACGGCCTGCTGGATGTAGGCACCGCCGGCATAATCGCCTCCGTCCACTTCATCGGATACGCGATGGGCGCATTTGCAGGTGCGTATGGCATCGCGACACCGCGAAAAATCCTGATGGCGTCGTTGGTCATTATTGTCGTCTCAACCGTTGCGATGGGCGTAACCGATAGCCATTATGCCTGGCTTGGCGCGCGCTGGCTGGCCGGTTTCTGCAGCGCTCTTATCCTGATCATCGTCAGCACCTATCACATCAGATCCCTCACCGGGCCTGAGCACAGCAACCTGCAGGGCTGGGTGTTCGCGGGCGTCGGGGCCGGCATCTTGCTTGTCGGCGTGGCTGTGCTGGCCATGATGATCTTGAGAGTTCCGAGCTATATGATGTGGCTGTGGTTCGGTGGCCTGGCGCTGGCAGGATCCATATACCTGTGTGTACAGCGAATTGATTTCGACCGACCGTCGGCAGATGCTGCCGCAGGAGAGGAAATTCGCAAAACACCACTTTCCTGGGCCATTATCCTGCCCTACGCCGCAATGGGCTTCGGATACATCGTTCCTGCCACCTACCTGCCCGTGATGGCGCAGGAGATCTTGCCGTCGCCACTGATATTCGGATTGGGTTGGCCCGTCTTCGGCGCCGCCGCAGCGGTCTCAACGGTTTTGATCGGACAGCTTCAGTCACGCTACTCCAACAGGCAAATCTGGCTGGCCGCACAGGTCGTCATGGCTCTCGGCCTGCTGGCTCCAGCGGTTTCGCAATCGATTGCCGCCATCATCATCGCAGCGCTGTGCGTCGGTGGCACGTTCATGGTCATCACCATGGCCGGCATGAAGGAGGCGCATCGAATTGCCGGGCCGGGAGACGCCCAGCGTCATGTCGCCGTCATGACGTTTGCCTTCGCGACAGGACAGATTGCCGGACCCATTGCTGCCGGCTGGGCGTTTGAAAAACTGGGCGGATTTTCCTATCCGCTGATCCTTGCAGGTATCCTGCTGATCATCAGCCTGGTACCGATGCTTAAGGGCCTTTCCCGGAGGCAACCGTGA
- a CDS encoding ACT domain-containing protein, giving the protein MSGETNLNELLKSLSAQLVEGVYVFATLPDDSIPENITPRMVFREAEGITLVLRKTEAEACGLACEFPCRMITLDVHSSLEAVGFIAHIASELARHDMGVNPVSGFFHDHLFVPEGREQDAMRILERIASDST; this is encoded by the coding sequence ATGAGCGGTGAGACGAACCTGAATGAACTTCTAAAATCGCTTTCGGCACAGCTTGTCGAGGGGGTTTATGTATTCGCCACACTGCCGGACGATTCAATACCGGAAAACATCACTCCGCGTATGGTTTTCCGGGAGGCCGAAGGCATAACCCTCGTGCTTCGCAAGACAGAAGCCGAAGCGTGTGGTCTGGCTTGTGAGTTTCCCTGCCGGATGATTACGCTGGACGTGCATTCGTCACTCGAGGCCGTCGGCTTTATCGCGCATATCGCCAGTGAACTCGCCCGGCATGACATGGGCGTCAATCCCGTGTCAGGCTTTTTCCACGATCACCTGTTTGTGCCTGAGGGACGCGAGCAGGATGCCATGCGGATTCTGGAACGGATTGCCAGTGACAGCACCTAG
- a CDS encoding aspartate dehydrogenase, which produces MNIVVIGFGAIASYVSAKLSEDSDVVVACVLCRQGRDNAAVDALGAGVKPINTVDDIPGDTDLVIECAGHAALAEYGPAVLQRGIDLMCTSNGALAQPELADRLSSAAQAGGSRLQLVSGAIGAIDAIAAAKVGDIDRIVYRGRKPPQGWKGSPAEDAIDLDNLDGPACHFSGSAREAALRYPKNANVAATVALAGSGLDETRVELVADPTIIENIHEIEVEGTFGRLQFRIDGKPLPGNPKSSALTAMSVVAAVRNRMARIKM; this is translated from the coding sequence ATGAATATCGTTGTTATCGGGTTCGGTGCGATCGCATCCTATGTGTCGGCCAAGCTGTCGGAAGACTCTGATGTGGTCGTAGCTTGCGTGCTGTGCCGCCAAGGTCGCGACAACGCGGCAGTCGACGCGCTTGGGGCTGGCGTGAAGCCGATCAATACGGTGGATGATATTCCCGGTGATACTGATCTGGTGATTGAATGCGCCGGACACGCCGCGCTCGCTGAGTACGGGCCGGCGGTCCTGCAGCGCGGCATTGACCTGATGTGCACGTCTAACGGTGCGCTGGCCCAGCCCGAATTGGCAGACAGGTTGAGCAGTGCTGCACAAGCGGGCGGATCACGGCTGCAGCTGGTGTCGGGTGCGATTGGTGCGATTGATGCTATTGCGGCGGCCAAGGTCGGCGATATTGACCGTATCGTGTACCGGGGCCGGAAACCTCCACAAGGCTGGAAGGGTTCGCCGGCAGAAGATGCGATCGATCTGGACAACCTTGATGGGCCGGCATGCCATTTTTCCGGCTCCGCGCGCGAGGCCGCGCTACGCTATCCCAAAAATGCCAATGTTGCGGCAACCGTGGCCCTTGCCGGGTCGGGCCTGGATGAGACCCGGGTCGAACTGGTGGCCGATCCGACAATAATCGAGAACATTCACGAGATTGAAGTCGAAGGCACATTTGGAAGATTGCAGTTCAGGATTGACGGCAAGCCGTTGCCGGGAAATCCGAAATCATCCGCGCTCACCGCCATGAGCGTCGTGGCGGCGGTCCGCAACCGGATGGCGCGTATCAAGATGTGA
- the bhcD gene encoding iminosuccinate reductase BhcD, translating into MLIVSEETCQAVVGRGDAFAAVESVFSAMASGDAYNFPVIREAIGHADALYGFKSGFDRAGLVLGLKSGGYWPGNLDKGLTNHQSTVFLFDPDTGQLHALVGGNYLTAIRTAAASSVSIAHLARKDARVLGMVGAGHQAGFQLRAAAEQRDFEKVVAWNFHPEMLPGLGAVAEEIGLPFEAVEREQLGAEADVIISITSAHEPLMMKDWIKPGTHLACMGTDTKGKQEADPALVAAATVFTDEIAQSTTIGETQHAISQGLIGEDDITAIGDVINGTHAGRSSDTEITLFDGTGVGLQDLAVASVAARLADENGKAQRVQL; encoded by the coding sequence ATGCTCATTGTTTCCGAAGAAACCTGCCAGGCGGTAGTGGGGCGTGGCGACGCTTTTGCAGCGGTCGAGAGTGTGTTTTCCGCCATGGCCAGCGGCGATGCCTACAATTTCCCGGTCATCCGTGAGGCAATTGGCCATGCCGATGCCTTGTATGGTTTCAAGTCCGGCTTTGACCGGGCCGGTCTGGTGCTGGGCCTCAAGTCCGGCGGATACTGGCCCGGTAACCTGGACAAGGGGCTGACCAACCACCAGTCGACAGTGTTTCTGTTCGATCCTGACACCGGTCAATTACATGCGCTGGTCGGTGGCAATTATCTCACTGCCATACGCACCGCAGCCGCCAGTTCGGTTTCGATTGCCCACCTGGCACGCAAGGACGCCAGGGTGCTCGGCATGGTCGGTGCCGGTCATCAGGCCGGGTTCCAGCTCAGGGCGGCGGCCGAACAGCGCGATTTTGAAAAGGTCGTGGCGTGGAACTTTCATCCCGAGATGTTGCCGGGGCTTGGCGCCGTGGCAGAAGAAATCGGCCTGCCGTTTGAGGCGGTCGAGCGCGAGCAGCTTGGTGCTGAAGCGGATGTGATCATCTCGATTACCTCGGCCCATGAACCGCTGATGATGAAAGACTGGATCAAGCCGGGCACGCATCTGGCCTGCATGGGCACCGACACCAAAGGCAAGCAGGAGGCGGATCCTGCGCTGGTTGCGGCGGCGACCGTGTTCACCGACGAGATCGCGCAGTCGACGACGATCGGCGAGACCCAGCACGCTATCTCCCAGGGACTGATCGGTGAAGATGACATCACGGCCATCGGCGACGTTATAAACGGCACTCATGCAGGCAGATCATCCGATACCGAAATTACACTGTTTGACGGTACCGGTGTCGGGCTTCAGGATCTGGCGGTGGCCTCGGTTGCCGCGAGGCTTGCAGATGAGAACGGCAAGGCTCAGCGTGTCCAGCTCTGA
- the bhcC gene encoding 3-hydroxy-D-aspartate aldolase BhcC — MSLMNKIEGLEVGYNVPAAVGMDEADIQTPCLVVDLDALERNVIKMGNLAKEMGVRHRVHGKMHKSVDVALLQEKLGGSCGVCCQKVSEAESFARGGIKDVLVSNQVRDPAKIDRLACIPKLGARTICCVDDIDNVADLSAAAVRHGTEIECLVEIDCGAGRCGVTTTPEVVAIAKAIAAADGLKFTGIQAYQGAMQHMDDYDDRKQKIDIAIAMVADAVTALKAEGLDCDIVGGGGTGSYYFEGASGVYNELQCGSYAFMDADYGRILDKDGNRIDQGEWENALFILTSVMSHAKADKAICDAGLKAQSVDSGLPVIFGRTDVEYVKCSDEHGVIADPDGKLKVNDKLKLVPGHCDPTCNVHDWYVGVRNGKVETVWPVTARGLAY, encoded by the coding sequence ATGAGCTTGATGAACAAAATTGAAGGGCTTGAAGTCGGCTACAACGTCCCGGCTGCCGTTGGCATGGACGAAGCGGACATCCAGACCCCGTGCCTGGTCGTCGATCTGGATGCGCTGGAGCGGAATGTTATCAAGATGGGCAACTTGGCCAAGGAGATGGGCGTGCGTCACCGCGTGCACGGCAAGATGCACAAATCCGTCGACGTGGCGCTGCTGCAGGAAAAGCTGGGCGGCAGCTGCGGTGTCTGCTGCCAGAAGGTCAGCGAAGCGGAGAGTTTCGCCCGCGGTGGCATCAAGGATGTGCTGGTCTCAAACCAGGTGCGCGATCCGGCCAAGATCGACAGGCTGGCCTGCATTCCCAAGCTCGGCGCACGCACCATTTGCTGCGTCGATGACATAGACAATGTGGCCGACCTGTCTGCTGCGGCAGTGAGGCACGGCACCGAGATCGAATGCCTGGTCGAGATAGACTGCGGGGCAGGGCGTTGCGGTGTTACGACAACACCGGAAGTGGTGGCGATTGCCAAGGCGATCGCTGCCGCCGACGGGCTGAAGTTCACCGGCATCCAGGCATACCAGGGCGCCATGCAGCACATGGATGACTATGATGACCGCAAGCAGAAGATCGACATCGCCATTGCCATGGTCGCTGATGCCGTCACTGCGCTGAAGGCCGAAGGCCTTGACTGCGATATCGTCGGCGGCGGCGGCACGGGCTCTTACTATTTCGAGGGTGCCTCAGGCGTTTACAACGAGCTCCAGTGCGGTTCCTACGCGTTCATGGATGCAGACTACGGCCGTATCCTGGACAAGGACGGTAATCGCATCGACCAGGGAGAGTGGGAGAACGCACTGTTCATCCTGACATCCGTCATGAGCCACGCCAAGGCCGACAAGGCGATCTGTGACGCAGGGCTCAAGGCGCAGTCGGTGGACAGTGGCCTGCCGGTCATTTTCGGGCGCACCGATGTGGAGTACGTCAAGTGCTCTGACGAACACGGTGTCATAGCGGATCCGGACGGCAAGCTGAAAGTGAACGACAAGCTGAAACTGGTTCCCGGACACTGTGATCCGACCTGCAATGTACACGACTGGTACGTTGGCGTGAGGAACGGCAAGGTTGAAACGGTCTGGCCGGTCACCGCGCGCGGCCTGGCGTACTGA
- the bhcB gene encoding beta-hydroxyaspartate dehydratase BhcB, with product MNDMSHLTIPSYEDVIAAHARIEPYIHRTPVLTSSYFNELTGAQLFFKCENFQKAGAFKVRGASNAVFGLDDETAKKGVATHSSGNHALSLSYAAGRRGIPVTVVMPRTAPDAKKAAVRGYGGTVVECEPSTSSREAVFAEVVAASGAEFVHPYNDPRVIAGQATCSKELVEDITELDAVVAPIGGGGMISGSCLTLSHISPGTKIYAAEPLNADDAYRSFKAGHIIADDAPQTVADGLKVPLKELTWHFVSNHVEDILLATEQEIIDAMYLTWQRMKIVIEPSCAVPLAVILKNRDVFEGKRVGVIITGGNVDLNKLPWLQDQS from the coding sequence ATGAACGATATGTCCCACCTGACCATTCCAAGCTATGAAGACGTCATCGCCGCCCATGCCCGGATCGAGCCCTATATCCACCGCACGCCGGTTCTGACGTCGAGCTATTTCAATGAGCTGACCGGCGCGCAACTGTTCTTCAAGTGTGAGAACTTCCAGAAGGCCGGCGCGTTCAAGGTGCGCGGCGCGTCCAATGCCGTGTTTGGCCTGGACGACGAGACGGCAAAGAAGGGCGTGGCGACGCACTCGTCGGGCAACCATGCCCTGTCGCTGAGTTATGCCGCCGGCAGGCGTGGTATTCCGGTGACGGTTGTGATGCCCCGGACGGCACCTGACGCCAAGAAGGCGGCCGTACGCGGTTATGGTGGAACCGTGGTTGAATGCGAGCCCAGTACATCGTCGCGCGAGGCGGTTTTTGCCGAGGTTGTTGCTGCGTCAGGCGCAGAATTCGTCCACCCCTACAACGATCCCCGCGTCATCGCCGGTCAGGCCACGTGTTCGAAAGAACTGGTTGAGGATATTACAGAGCTTGATGCCGTCGTGGCGCCGATTGGTGGCGGCGGCATGATTTCCGGTTCGTGTCTGACGCTGTCACACATTTCACCGGGCACAAAGATTTATGCAGCCGAACCGCTCAATGCCGATGATGCCTATCGCTCGTTCAAGGCCGGTCACATTATTGCCGACGACGCCCCGCAAACCGTTGCCGATGGTCTCAAGGTGCCGTTGAAGGAGCTGACCTGGCATTTCGTGTCGAACCACGTTGAGGACATTCTGCTGGCGACGGAACAGGAGATCATCGATGCGATGTACCTGACCTGGCAGCGCATGAAGATTGTGATCGAACCGTCGTGTGCCGTGCCGCTGGCGGTGATCTTGAAGAACCGCGACGTGTTTGAAGGCAAGCGTGTCGGTGTCATCATTACCGGCGGCAATGTCGATCTCAACAAGTTGCCCTGGCTGCAGGATCAAAGTTGA